A genomic segment from Alistipes senegalensis JC50 encodes:
- a CDS encoding LytR/AlgR family response regulator transcription factor yields MKHILILEDEQRNANRLVRLLKEIVPEARIDGPLATIEAAAGYLRKAPALDLILADIRLSDGLSFEALKEAPPAVPIIFTTAYDDYAVQAFKYNSFDYLLKPIDADELAAAIEKVGRSGRNTSDEHLRQLFEALQQGGCRYRERFLLPYRDGYKTVSAREINHISTENKIVRLHLNDGTSEAVSVSMDELERQLDPARFFRANRQYIVCMESIRYLGNYFGGKLVLRLHHYPDAEIIVSKEKAQRLKEWIDR; encoded by the coding sequence ATGAAACATATCCTTATTCTTGAAGACGAACAGCGCAATGCCAACCGACTCGTCCGGCTGCTGAAAGAGATCGTGCCCGAAGCGCGTATCGACGGCCCGCTGGCAACCATCGAAGCGGCGGCGGGATACTTGCGCAAGGCTCCGGCGCTCGATCTCATCCTTGCGGACATCCGTCTCTCAGACGGATTGAGTTTCGAAGCGCTGAAAGAAGCGCCGCCCGCCGTGCCGATCATCTTCACCACAGCCTACGACGACTATGCCGTGCAGGCGTTCAAGTACAACAGCTTCGACTATCTGCTCAAACCCATAGATGCTGACGAACTCGCCGCTGCAATCGAGAAGGTCGGACGCAGCGGCCGCAACACATCGGACGAACACCTGCGCCAGCTCTTCGAGGCCCTGCAACAGGGCGGCTGCCGCTACCGCGAGCGGTTCCTGCTGCCGTACCGCGATGGCTACAAGACCGTTTCGGCAAGGGAGATAAACCACATATCCACCGAAAACAAAATCGTGCGCCTGCATCTGAACGACGGCACGTCGGAGGCTGTTTCCGTGAGCATGGACGAACTCGAACGCCAGCTCGACCCGGCCCGCTTCTTCCGAGCCAACCGCCAGTACATCGTCTGCATGGAGAGTATCCGCTATCTGGGCAACTACTTCGGAGGCAAACTCGTCCTGCGCCTGCACCATTATCCCGACGCCGAAATAATCGTCAGCAAGGAGAAGGCCCAGCGTCTCAAGGAGTGGATCGACAGGTAG
- a CDS encoding site-specific integrase → MERKRFGVTYFLRKARTNKAGLTPILARITTNGVSKEIYIQCSVPADKWNQSKERATGKGKLCQQVNSYLDDYRARILAVRQELISKGYEGNCIQIKERLQNPSTLSIMFLAELEKYCDKRQAEVGVRITQLTANKYHRVLRYLKEYVAAHYKKDDILLSAVGYEFLDGFNTFLQTAHNCKHNGAVNLLDCVKNFTRYCLRNEWIEKDPFRNYKLKEEHNKEKDHLTREELETLLRKRLPNERLDRIRDIFAFCCLTGLAFTDAEHLRREHIRTDDNGTTWIYKPREKTAVMSRIPLLPYPMILLEKYERDAELRATGKLLPVPSNQKMNAYLKEIADICNIPKNLTTHCARHTFACLAVEHGMPIDVLAKILGHSNTNMTRHYAKFSEQLIGREMRKMNEQMFSKDVLLLNQ, encoded by the coding sequence ATGGAAAGAAAACGATTCGGCGTGACCTATTTTCTGCGTAAGGCACGCACCAACAAGGCAGGCTTAACCCCTATTCTGGCCCGCATTACCACCAACGGTGTCTCCAAAGAGATCTACATCCAGTGTTCGGTTCCTGCCGACAAATGGAATCAATCCAAAGAGCGGGCGACCGGCAAGGGCAAACTATGTCAGCAAGTCAATTCTTATTTAGACGATTACCGCGCAAGGATTCTCGCCGTGCGGCAGGAGTTGATTTCCAAAGGCTACGAGGGTAATTGTATTCAGATTAAGGAGCGGTTGCAGAATCCCTCCACTCTTTCGATTATGTTTCTTGCAGAATTAGAAAAATACTGCGATAAACGACAGGCAGAGGTCGGCGTGCGGATTACTCAATTGACAGCGAACAAATACCATCGGGTACTGCGGTATCTGAAAGAATATGTCGCCGCACATTACAAGAAAGATGATATTTTGCTTTCAGCTGTCGGTTACGAGTTTCTCGACGGCTTCAATACTTTCCTGCAAACAGCCCACAACTGCAAGCACAACGGCGCTGTGAATCTGCTCGATTGCGTCAAGAACTTCACCCGTTATTGTCTGCGCAATGAATGGATCGAAAAAGACCCGTTTCGGAACTACAAACTCAAGGAGGAGCACAACAAGGAGAAAGACCATCTCACGCGTGAAGAGTTGGAGACGCTGCTGCGAAAGAGATTGCCGAACGAACGATTGGATCGGATTCGGGATATTTTTGCATTTTGTTGTCTGACAGGGTTGGCATTCACAGATGCGGAACATCTGAGGCGGGAACATATCCGCACGGATGACAACGGAACGACATGGATTTATAAGCCACGAGAGAAGACGGCCGTCATGAGTCGTATTCCGTTGTTGCCCTATCCGATGATATTGCTGGAGAAATACGAACGGGATGCGGAGTTACGAGCGACAGGGAAACTGCTGCCGGTTCCGAGTAATCAAAAGATGAATGCCTACCTGAAAGAGATCGCCGACATTTGCAACATCCCGAAGAACCTGACCACACATTGTGCAAGACATACGTTTGCTTGTTTGGCCGTGGAGCACGGAATGCCTATCGACGTGCTGGCGAAGATTCTCGGACACTCGAATACCAACATGACGCGGCACTACGCCAAATTCTCGGAGCAGTTGATCGGGCGCGAGATGCGGAAGATGAACGAGCAGATGTTTTCAAAAGATGTATTATTGTTGAATCAATAA